A single region of the Jaculus jaculus isolate mJacJac1 chromosome 15, mJacJac1.mat.Y.cur, whole genome shotgun sequence genome encodes:
- the Mydgf gene encoding myeloid-derived growth factor, whose protein sequence is MAAPSGCSGAGWWAALLLAAVALGLAEAVSEPTTVAFDVRPGGVEHSFSQNVGPGGKFTCMFTYASQGGTNEQWQMSLGTSEDHQHFTCTIWRPQGKSYLYFTQFKAEVQGAEIEYAMAYSKAAFERESDVPLKSEEFEVTKTAVAHRPGAFKAELSKLVIVAKAAHSEL, encoded by the exons ATGGCGGCGCCCAGCGGATGCAGCGGCGCAGGCTGGTGGGCCGCATTGCTCCTGGCAGCGGTGGCGCTGGGGCTGGCGGAGGCGGTGTCTGAGCCCACGACCGTGGCATTCGACGTGCGGCCGGGCGGCGTGGAGCATTCCTTCTCCCAGAACGTTGGACCCGGG GGCAAGTTTACATGTATGTTCACATATGCTTCCCAAGGAGGCACTAACGAG CAATGGCAGATGAGTCTGGGGACCAGCGAAGACCACCAGCACTTCACCTGCACCATATGGAG GCCCCAGGGGAAGTCCTACCTCTACTTCacccagttcaaggctgaagTTCAGGGTGCCGAGATCGAATATGCCATGGCCTAC TCCAAGGCagcatttgaaagagaaagtgatGTTCCCCTTAAGAGCGAAGAGTTCGAAGTGACCAAGACAGCAG TGGCCCACAGACCTGGGGCCTTCAAGGCTGAGCTGTCCAAGCTGGTGATAGTGGCCAAGGCTGCCCACTCGGAGCTGTGA
- the Tnfaip8l1 gene encoding tumor necrosis factor alpha-induced protein 8-like protein 1 has translation MDTFSTKSLALQAQKKLLSKMASKAMVAVFADDTSSEVLDELYRASKEFTRSRKEAQRVVKDLVKVAAKLAVLLRAGQLGGDELAHLGRFRRRARSLAMTAVSFYQVDFTFDRRVLIAGLLECRDLLHQVAGAHLTAKSHGRINHVFSHFANGDFLTALYSPAEPYRSHLRRICDGLGQMLDEGGI, from the coding sequence ATGGACACATTCAGCACCAAGAGCCTGGCCCTGCAGGCCCAGAAGAAGCTCTTGAGCAAGATGGCATCCAAGGCCATGGTGGCGGTGTTTGCAGACGATACGAGCAGTGAGGTGCTGGACGAGCTGTACCGGGCCAGCAAGGAGTTCACGCGCAGCCGCAAGGAGGCACAGAGGGTGGtgaaggacctggtgaaggtagCTGCCAAGCTGGCTGTGCTGCTGCGGGCTGGGCAGCTGGGTGGCGACGAGCTGGCACACCTTGGCCGCTTCCGCAGGCGGGCGCGCAGCCTGGCCATGACTGCGGTCAGCTTCTACCAGGTGGACTTCACCTTTGACCGCCGTGTGCTGATCGCCGGGCTGCTGGAGTGCCGGGACCTGTTGCACCAAGTGGCTGGTGCCCACCTCACTGCCAAGTCCCATGGCCGAATCAACCACGTGTTCAGCCATTTTGCCAATGGGGACTTCCTGACCGCGCTTTATAGCCCTGCTGAGCCCTACCGCTCCCACCTGCGGCGGATATGCGATGGGCTTGGCCAGATGCTGGATGAGGGTGGCATTTGA